GTAATAGACAGGTTAACTTTAACTCGTCACCCCGCTTAATTGGTGCTGCGGTTGCCACCTATCCAGGTGTAGGGGCTTTAGCGCAATATCAGTTTACAGTCCGCGTACCTGACAAGGCTGGGAAACCGCTACAAGCCGTCAAGATTACCCAACGGGAGAATCTGGAGCGGATTCAGTTCGCTCACAGTCATAGTGCGGCATTTGCTGGTGATAGATTCGCTGGGGGTTCGGAAGTTTCCATTGCCAGCGTTGCGGGAAGCGAGACTTCAGATTCTAATGAGGTAACTGTTGTCTTTGAGCAGCCTATCCAACCTGGGAGTACTGTGACCATTTCCTTGAGGGGAACTCGCCCTACATGGGGCGGTATTTATCTATTTGGATTCAGGGGGCGACAAGCGCCCCCAAAGCCAGAATTGAAAAGGGTTTTACCCAGCCAGCTCCCGCGCTAAATACCGAGCTTATTGACAATGACCTGGATGGGGGTAGTCAGGAAAGACGAAGGTGTACCCAATGTATGGTAAAAAAGAACGGTCTTATTAACGAGAACAAGAGCGCCATCAAAAATGCTACCAATATTCTATCAAGCTCAGCTAGAAAAGTATCTAAGTCAATCTCAACTGATTACATTGAAGTTGTTAGTCTGGTTACTTCAAAGTCAAAAACAGGTAAAAATAGAAAGATTAGCAGCGACGCTACCTTTACCC
Above is a window of Microcoleus sp. AS-A8 DNA encoding:
- a CDS encoding DUF2808 domain-containing protein gives rise to the protein MSKPAASQNLGNRQVNFNSSPRLIGAAVATYPGVGALAQYQFTVRVPDKAGKPLQAVKITQRENLERIQFAHSHSAAFAGDRFAGGSEVSIASVAGSETSDSNEVTVVFEQPIQPGSTVTISLRGTRPTWGGIYLFGFRGRQAPPKPELKRVLPSQLPR